GCATGGCCGGCTCGGTGTCGGGCGGCTGCGTCGAAGACGACCTGATCGCCCGCGCCCAGGCCGGCCAATTGCCGGACCGGCCTGAACGCGTCACCTATGGCGTCACCGGCGACGAGGCCGCACGCTTCGGCCTGCCCTGCGGCGGCACGCTGCGCCTGGTCGTCGAGCCGCTCGACCAGGCCGGCTGGCTGGACACCGTGCTGGCCGGCATCGATGCGCAGCAGCTGGTGGCCCGCACGCTCGACCTGCAGACCGGCGCCTGTACGGTGGCGCCGGCCAGCCCCGCGGACGGCCCCGATTTCGACGGCCGGATCCTGCGCGCCGTGTACGGCCCGCAGTGGCGGCTGCTGGTCATCGGCGCCAACCAGACGGCGCGCGCGCTGTGCGGCATCGCCACCATGCTCGACTTCCGCGTGCTGGTGTGCGACCCGCGCGAAGAACTGTACGCCGGCTGGGACGCGCCGCACTGCACCCTGCTGACCAGCATGCCCGACGACGCGGTGCTCGAGATCGGCGTGGATGCCCGCACCGCCATCGTGGCCCTGACCCACGACCCCAAGCTCGACGACATGGCCCTGCTGGAAGCCCTGAAATCGCCGGCATTCTATGTGGGCGCCCTGGGTTCGCGCCCCAACCAGGCCAAGCGCCGCGAACGGCTGCGCCAGTTCGATCTG
This genomic window from Bordetella petrii contains:
- a CDS encoding XdhC family protein, translated to MNPLDMDVLRQARDWIAQGHAVHLATVAQTWGSAPRQAGALMALRGDGRMAGSVSGGCVEDDLIARAQAGQLPDRPERVTYGVTGDEAARFGLPCGGTLRLVVEPLDQAGWLDTVLAGIDAQQLVARTLDLQTGACTVAPASPADGPDFDGRILRAVYGPQWRLLVIGANQTARALCGIATMLDFRVLVCDPREELYAGWDAPHCTLLTSMPDDAVLEIGVDARTAIVALTHDPKLDDMALLEALKSPAFYVGALGSRPNQAKRRERLRQFDLDDAQIARLHGPVGLRIASRTPAEIAVAVAAELVWVRNSLGTAQASSYLDVGSLPGGAPRINAGPAA